A single Aspergillus chevalieri M1 DNA, chromosome 3, nearly complete sequence DNA region contains:
- a CDS encoding RCC1 domain-containing protein (COG:D,Z;~EggNog:ENOG410PHJ0;~InterPro:IPR009091,IPR000408;~PFAM:PF13540,PF00415), whose translation MPPKGAAIAQSKAAAKPKTTTTKKTTTAATKGRTSQTTTTAKKSSTATSKAKASEPAKSRKAKTTTEAATTAPASKKRKATSIDREEPVSQPKKARVTKPATAPKPKPPKVVINTAPSTRLNVYVFGEGSSGELGLGPAKNAVDVKRPRLNPLLPADDIGVVQVAVGGMHCVALTHDNKILTWGVNDQGALGRNTTWEGGYKDIDDADNSDSDDDSDDDSGLNPHESTPTAIPAESFPDGTVFVEVVAGDSSSFALTDDGLVYGWGTFRSNDGILGFDAETKVQSTPALIPSLKKIKHLVCGDNHVLALNEKGAVFSWGSGQQNQLGRRIIERNRLHGLQPREFGLPKNIVHISSGAFHSFAIHESGKVYAWGLNSFGETGIREGAGDAEAAIVHPTLVKSLTEKNITQISGGAHHSMAANKDGQCLVWGRIDGYQTGMKIDNLSDEAVIKDERDRPRILIEPTAVPGINASVVAAGSDHSLAIDVDGRAWSWGFSATYQTGQGTQDDIEIATVIENTAVRGKKLNWAGAGGQFSVLTEPANQ comes from the exons ATGCCTCCTAAAGGGGCAGCAATCGCACAGTCCAAGGCTGCTGCAAAGCCgaaaaccaccaccacaaagAAGACTACTACTGCTGCAACTAAGGGACGCACATCGCAAACCACTACAACTGCTAAAAAGTCGAGCACCGCTACTTCCAAGGCCAAAGCTAGCGAGCCTGCGAAATCGCGCAAAGCGAAGACTACCACTGAGGCTGCTACAACTGCGCCGGCTTCTAAGAAGCGCAAGGCCACATccattgatcgcgaagagcCCGTTTCACAGCCCAAGAAGGCTCGCGTCACCAAACCCGCTACTGCTCCCAAGCCAAAACCACCGAAGGTTGTCATCAACACTGCGCCCTCGACGCGCTTGAACGTTTATGTGTTCGGAGAAGGTAGCTCCGGTGAGCTTGGATTGGGCCCTGCAAAGAATGCCGTCGATGTGAAGCGCCCACGCCTCAATCCTCTCCTGCCGGCGGATGATATTGGCGTCGTTCAAGTCGCGGTTGGTGGTATGCATTGTGTTGCTCTCACTCATGACAATAAAATCTTGACTTGGGGCGTCAATGATCAAGGCGCGCTCGGAAGGAACACTACTTGGGAGGGCGGTTACAAAGACATCGATGATGCCGATAATAGTGATTCGGATGATGATTCGGACGATGACAGCGGACTGAATCCTCACGAGTCTACACCCACCGCTATTCCAGCGGAGTCATTTCCCGATGGCACAGTGTTCGTCGAGGTTGTTGCTGGTGACAGCTCTAGTTTCGCTTTGACCGACGATGGCCTTGTATATGGCTGGGGAACTTTCAGG AGCAACGATGGCATTTTGGGTTTTGATGCCGAAACTAAAGTTCAATCGACTCCAGCCCTTATTCCGTCTCTGAAGAAAATCAAGCACTTGGTGTGTGGAGACAACCATGTTCTTGCATTGAATGAAAAAGGGGCTGTCTTCTCATGGGGCTCTGGCCAGCAAAATCAGTTGGGACGACGTATCATTGAACGCAACCGACTGCACGGTCTACAGCCTCGGGAATTCGGCCTCCCCAAGAACATTGTGCACATCAGCTCCGGTGCTTTCCACTCTTTTGCCATCCATGAATCCGGAAAAGTGTACGCCTGGGGACTTAATAGTTTTGGTGAAACCGGAATTCGGGAAGGCGCTGGTGATGCAGAAGCGGCTATTGTGCATCCTACCCTTGTGAAATCTCTAACAGAGAAGAACATTACTCAGATTTCTGGTGGTGCTCACCACTCCATGGCTGCGAACAAGGATGGGCAATGTCTTGTATGGGGCCGGATTGACGGTTATCAGACGGGTATGAAAATTGACAATCTCTCGGATGAAGCGGTGATCAAGGATGAGCGTGATCGCCCCCGAATCTTGATTGAACCGACGGCTGTTCCTGGCATCAATGCCAGTGTTGTCGCAGCGGGATCGGATCACTCGCTTGCTATTGATGTGGACGGCCGCGCGTGGTCGTGGGGCTTTTCTGCGACTTACCAAACCGGACAGGGTACGCAGGATGATATCGAAATCGCGACTGTAATTGAGAACACCGCTGTTCGCGGCAAGAAGCTGAACTgggctggtgctggtggtcaATTCTCGGTCTTGACTGAACCCGCCAACCAATGA
- the RIB7_2 gene encoding RibD family protein (COG:H;~EggNog:ENOG410PMP3;~InterPro:IPR002734,IPR024072;~PFAM:PF01872;~go_function: GO:0008703 - 5-amino-6-(5-phosphoribosylamino)uracil reductase activity [Evidence IEA];~go_process: GO:0009231 - riboflavin biosynthetic process [Evidence IEA];~go_process: GO:0055114 - oxidation-reduction process [Evidence IEA]) encodes MDHDLSDASDLSLKSMSSDPDVESPHNETPAQTKDGLAVHSDGGDMEAAYNEPITSRDSAHQDQPPSPAGNEQLPHNDIGEDGDNAGHIIRSSNGNTIANYSLFNNPPNLARIRRVMFECKDPIEISLDEFETYWPFIDNVWVKQRSNSSKEGHCTTDYYMCRLRRPTHRSSETRPLPEGKRPRKKRVREGGICNFQIKVVKFEGAYSTVTISRTPGSSTVHSHDLNYIDKVKRNSGLMEFARKEAVKGYLPSSIYTKFQEEPEKLYEAGGKFCTVTDVRNVSAKWRMQNPEVRLVPHDGYEYQKGHGIVRVHGSNDIKRNTSDSNPPQESLNHPLPPDTLQFPQFTLDFLEPYMPDHDEKRQLPHVTLSYASSMDSKISLEPGMQTVLSGPEAKLMTHYLRSRHDAILIGVGTVLADNPGLNCRLEGAGGFGGLGRMWQPRPVIIDPTGRWPVQPECRMLRTAVEGKGKAPWVVVSPGAQIHPQKLMMLKGHGGDFLRIVEYNQNWRLRWEVILHALASEGIKSVMIEGGGTVLSELLNPEYTDFIDSIVVTVAPTYLGRGGVGVSPDSKRDEQGKPNAALNPRDVTWMPLGQNVIMCGKIRPTSPPEVTSSTVDVAMDQQNG; translated from the coding sequence ATGGACCATGACCTTTCAGATGCATCCGACTTGAGCCTGAAATCGATGTCGTCGGATCCCGACGTGGAATCCCCGCACAATGAAACCCCGGCGCAAACAAAAGACGGGCTAGCAGTTCACTCGGATGGGGGAGACATGGAGGCGGCCTACAACGAACCCATAACATCGAGGGACTCGGCACATCAGGATCAACCACCTTCTCCAGCTGGAAATGAACAGCTTCCCCATAATGACATTGGGGAGGACGGCGACAACGCTGGTCATATCATCCGCTCGTCAAATGGGAACACAATAGCCAACTATAGCCTTTTCAACAACCCGCCAAATCTTGCGAGAATCCGACGAGTGATGTTCGAGTGCAAGGACCCAATCGAGATCAGCCTCGACGAGTTTGAGACATATTGGCCTTTCATCGATAACGTTTGGGTGAAACAGAGATCCAATTCGAGCAAAGAGGGCCATTGCACAACAGACTATTACATGTGCCGCCTACGGCGTCCAACCCACCGCTCGTCCGAAACACGTCCCTTGCCCGAAGGGAAACGTCCTAGGAAGAAACGGGTGCGGGAAGGCGGTATCTGCAACTTTCAAATCAAAGTCGTTAAGTTTGAAGGTGCATATTCGACGGTAACGATTTCGCGGACTCCCGGAAGCAGTACCGTTCACTCGCATGATCTCAATTATATCGACAAAGTCAAGCGGAATTCAGGCCTTATGGAATTTGCCCGGAAGGAAGCAGTGAAAGGATATTTGCCCTCTTCGATCTACACAAAATTTCAGGAGGAACCTGAGAAACTTTACGAAGCGGGCGGCAAGTTCTGTACAGTCACGGATGTCCGAAATGTCTCAGCAAAATGGCGGATGCAGAATCCTGAAGTGAGACTCGTTCCGCATGATGGCTATGAATATCAAAAGGGACATGGGATAGTGAGAGTCCATGGATCCAACGATATTAAAAGAAACACATCTGATTCGAATCCTCCACAAGAAAGTCTGAATCATCCTTTACCGCCGGATACTTTGCAATTCCCTCAATTCACCTTGGACTTTCTAGAACCCTATATGCCCGACCATGATGAAAAGCGCCAACTCCCCCACGTCACTCTATCGTATGCATCTTCTATGGATTCCAAGATCTCGCTTGAACCAGGGATGCAAACTGTCCTGTCAGGGCCAGAAGCGAAACTAATGACACACTACTTGAGATCTCGTCACGATGCAATCCTGATTGGAGTCGGAACTGTCCTTGCTGATAACCCAGGACTGAATTGTAGACTTGAGGGAGCCGGTGGATTTGGTGGCCTTGGAAGGATGTGGCAACCGCGGCCGGTTATCATTGATCCCACCGGACGATGGCCTGTTCAACCGGAATGCAGAATGTTACGAACTGCAGTGGAGGGTAAGGGCAAAGCTCCGTGGGTTGTTGTGTCTCCAGGGGCACAGATCCATCCTCAAAAGTTGATGATGCTGAAAGGCCATGGGGGTGACTTCCTTCGCATCGTGGAGTACAATCAGAATTGGCGACTCCGCTGGGAGGTTATTCTGCATGCCCTTGCATCTGAAGGAATCAAAAGCGTCATGATTGAAGGTGGAGGAACAGTTCTAAGCGAATTACTGAATCCTGAATACACCGACTTTATCGATTCTATTGTTGTGACTGTTGCTCCTACCTATCTTGGCCGCGGTGGAGTGGGTGTAAGCCCCGACTCAAAACGAGATGAGCAGGGCAAACCGAATGCTGCCCTGAACCCTCGAGATGTAACATGGATGCCTTTGGGGCAAAATGTGATCATGTGCGGCAAGATTCGACCAACTTCACCGCCCGAGGTGACAAGCAGTACAGTGGATGTTGCAATGGATCAGCAAAATGGATAG
- the nic96 gene encoding linker nucleoporin NIC96 (COG:D;~EggNog:ENOG410PFG0;~InterPro:IPR007231;~PFAM:PF04097;~go_component: GO:0005643 - nuclear pore [Evidence IEA];~go_function: GO:0017056 - structural constituent of nuclear pore [Evidence IEA]): MASSNFGSLFGATPSTQQRQSQQPQQQPASIFSPNNQSSIFGNTATTQVAPANSIFGSQPQAQQQPSQGSLFGQSQAQPVRSSGQTTQPAFFNSLLERGKKRPLSTVGQNSSFEELPSLQLGLDDIRRKARELGSGGPKDSQHGLNSKAHYLLAASGVSPGHAIRDLKELDPQATISAPSKEQDAFDPDNQKFLRNMQQRGRQVMIAESLARAHKDFDAFLEEKVDLDWEEQRRKIFQHFGLAQGSDSMGATAKVSGGRSTRQFKQPGSVGQSPGSRRSVFGRSGLEKSVIGAPGTGFARPQIFEDPAERSEGPAVHAPDLRFLREKMGYYADRVQLLNSARLQGHTFPVLHEFSGVEQHAGGDVPRQLFDAYQALICIVNESPKVMSASNPGSIQERRFSEDYLDETLNSRRAINLRKRIVEGSRSFLEKSFYDDVENVIAKNPREAQLGGIPSVINKIRAYVRLRAARKDLAPDGTELQMVGHDYCWILIFYLLRCGFITEAAEYVSQDPGFRSLDHKFVTYMTTYAQNRRLPRDLQQKINGEYQQRSRNAPENTVDPYRMACYKIIGRCELSRRRLEGINQSVEDWIWLQFTLAREDDRAEEVAGDVFGLEDIQTDIIEIGQRVFGKGQEGPGGYGTFFLLQILGGMFEQAVSYLGSYAPVSAVHFAVALAYYGLLRVSDFYTSGEEILSFTVKQHPQINFGYLVTQYTREFRTGFVEAAVDYFSLLCLNADLPGSLGKSQASVCHEALREFILETRDFAKLLGDIRSDGTRIKGVIEQRLGLIKLVDQDEFLKTITVQAAAVADDKGLITDAVLLYHLAEDYDHVIDIINRALSDAVAVDLGGSGLKLQPLLPRTHTLKDGQEVAEPGSSLSLTAVEDPVVLAKNMIGLYNTNALYYQRIRQINRDTCGLLLRMMEAKAEVEAGKWTPALDAINELNILPLRARSSVSYIRSAAQAFSSFPPIISRNVGHVIMWSIACIGHERERLNSGAYENEIRQGMADELLVMAKDLMIFSGMVKYKLPPRVYETLARAGAEIGAY; the protein is encoded by the exons ATGGCTTCCTCAAATTTCGGGTCCTTGTTTGGGGCCACGCCATCGACACAACAACGGCAATCACAGCAaccacagcagcagccagCGAGTATATTTTCTCCGAATAATCAATCCAGCATCTTCGGAAATACCGCTACAACCCAAGTTGCTCCCGCCAACTCCATCTTCGGCTCCCAGCCTCAAGCCCAGCAACAGCCTAGTCAGGGTTCTCTCTTTGGGCAGAGCCAAGCGCAGCCAGTGCGGTCTTCTGGCCAAACAACCCAACCTGCATTTTTCAACAGCTTGCTGGAGCGTGGTAAAAAGAGGCCATTGTCCACCGTTGGTCAGAACAGCAGTTTTGAGGAGTTGCCCAGCCTTCAATTGGGACTCGATGACATCCGAAGAAAGGCAAGAGAGCTTGGTTCAGGAGGACCCAAAGATTCCCAGCATGGTCTGAACTCCAAAGC TCACTATTTATTGGCAGCGTCAGGAGTGTCGCCAGGGCACGCAATTCGAGATCTCAAGGAATTGGATCCCCAGGCCACGATATCAGCCCCTTCCAAAGAACAGGATGCCTTCGATCCGGATAATCAAAAGTTCTTGAGGAACATGCAACAGCGTGGACGGCAGGTGATGATCGCTGAAAGCCTCGCTCGAGCCCACAAAGACTTTGACGCATTCTTGGAAGAAAAGGTAGATTTGGACTGGGAGGAACAACGCCGGAAGATATTCCAGCACTTTGGGCTTGCGCAGGGCAGCGACAGCATGGGGGCAACCGCGAAGGTGTCGGGTGGTCGCTCAACGAGGCAGTTCAAGCAGCCTGGTTCTGTTGGCCAGTCGCCAGGCTCCCGCAGGAGTGTCTTTGGTCGGTCAGGTCTAGAGAAGTCTGTTATTGGTGCTCCAGGCACCGGATTTGCCCGTCCTCAGATTTTTGAAGATCCCGCCGAACGCAGCGAAGGGCCAGCCGTCCATGCCCCAGATCTACGATTCTTGCGAGAAAAGATGGGCTACTACGCAGACCGGGTCCAGCTACTGAACTCCGCCCGACTTCAGGGGCACACTTTCCCCGTACTTCACGAATTCTCCGGCGTTGAGCAACATGCTGGCGGAGAT GTCCCTCGGCAGCTTTTTGACGCATACCAAGCGCTGATATGCATTGTCAATGAGAGTCCGAAGGTCATGAGCGCATCCAATCCCGGTAGCATTCAGGAACGACGATTCTCGGAAGATTACCTCGACGAAACGCTGAATTCTCGCAGAGCGATCAACCTGCGCAAGCGGATAGTTGAGGGCTCGCGATCATTCCTTGAGAAGTCGTTTTATGACGATGTCGAGAATGTGATTGCCAAGAACCCCCGAGAAGCACAGCTTGGTGGTATACCGAGTGTGATTAACAAAATTCGCGCCTATGTCCGACTCCGAGCTGCCCGAAAAGATCTGGCACCAGATGGAACTGAGCTGCAGATGGTGGGTCACGATTATTGCTGGATACTGATATTCTACCTCCTTCGATGTGGATTTATCACTGAAGCAGCGGAATATGTGAGCCAAGATCCTGGTTTCCGGTCGTTGGATCACAAATTTGTGACCTACATGACTACCTACGCACAAAATCGACGGCTGCCGAGAGATCTGCAGCAGAAGATCAATGGCGAGTACCAACAGCGTTCGCGCAATGCTCCAGAAAATACAGTTGATCCTTATAGGATGGCATGTTACAAGATCATTGGGCGTTGCGAACTTAGCCGGAGGCGCTTGGAAGGGATCAACCAAAGTGTCGAAGATTGGATATGGTTGCAATTCACCTTGGCAAGAGAGGACGACCGCGCCGAGGAAGTTGCGGGCGACGTCTTTGGCCTAGAGGATATCCAGACCGACATCATAGAAATTGGGCAACGAGTATTCGGAAAAGGACAAGAAGGACCAGGTGGCTACGGTACTTTCTTCCTCCTACAGATCCTGGGTGGAATGTTTGAACAGGCTGTCTCGTACCTTGGATCTTATGCTCCGGTCAGTGCCGTGCATTTCGCAGTTGCGTTGGCCTACTATGGCCTTCTGCGTGTCTCCGATTTCTATACATCCGGCGAAGAAATTT TGTCGTTTACGGTTAAACAACACCCGCAAATCAACTTTGGATATCTTGTTACGCAGTACACTCGGGAGTTTCGTACCGGTTTTGTTGAAGCAGCTGTTGACTACTTCTCGCTACTTTGCCTCAATGCTGATCTTCCCGGATCTCTTGGTAAATCACAGGCATCGGTGTGTCATGAAGCCTTGCGAGAGTTTATCTTGGAAACCAGAGATTTTGCCAAACTGCTCGGTGATATACGGTCTGATGGAACCAGGATCAAGGGTGTCATTGAGCAGCGTCTGGGCTTAATCAAGCTGGTTGATCAAGATGAATTCCTGAAGACCATAACAGTgcaggctgctgctgttgccgATGACAAGGGCTTGATAACAGATGCTGTTCTCCTGTACCATCTTGCTGAGGACTACGACCACGTCATTGACATAATTAACCGGGCGCTGTCTGATGCAGTGGCTGTTGACTTGGGAGGTTCAGGTCTGAAGCTGCAGCCTCTGCTCCCTAGGACGCATACGTTGAAAGACGGCCAGGAAGTGGCAGAGCCGGGAAGTAGCCTCAGCTTGACTGCGGTGGAAGATCCGGTTGTTTTGGCGAAGAACATGATCGGTCTCTATAACACCAATGCTTTGTACTACCAACGTATCCGTCAAATCAACCGTGACACCTGTGGCTTATTGCTTCGGATGATGGAAGCAAAGGCAGAAGTTGAGGCAGGTAAATGGACACCAGCTCTTGAT GCTATAAATGAGTTGAACATCCTTCCACTACGGGCCAGGAGCTCTGTTTCTTACATTCGGAGCGCAGCCCAGGCATTTTCGTCGTTCCCTCCGATTATTTCACGCAATGTTGGACATGTCATCATGTGGAGTATCGCCTGTATTGGCCATGAAAGGGAACGTTTGAACTCCGGGGCGTACGAGAACGAGATCAGACAGGGAATGGCTGACGAGCTGCTGGTCATGGCGAAAGATCTGATGATCTTTTCGGGCATGGTTAAGTATAAATTGCCGCCGAGAGTCTATGAGACTCTTGCTCGTGCTGGGGCGGAAATCGGTGCATATTAG
- the COX16 gene encoding cytochrome c oxidase assembly protein COX16 (COG:U;~EggNog:ENOG410PQQ5;~InterPro:IPR020164;~PFAM:PF14138;~TransMembrane:1 (o36-60i);~go_component: GO:0031966 - mitochondrial membrane [Evidence IEA]) — protein sequence MPAFQAKTFRRTPTASSPLGERIGAAYRSRLSRHPFILFGLPFITVIVAASFALTPAAALRYERYDRKVQQLSKEEAMDLGLRGPDGEEGIKRNPRRRVIGDEREEYYRLMAKDLDNWEQKRVQRFKGEPDGRL from the exons ATGCCTGCCTTTCAAGCCAAAACTTTTCGCCGTACACCGACAGCGTCGTCGCCTCTCGGAGAACGAATTGGTGCGGCATACCGATCCAGATTAAGCAGGCATCCGTTCATACTATTTGGCCTTCCCTTCATCACGGTCATCGTCGCTGCATCTTTTGCTCTGACCCCAGCTGCCGCCCTTAGATATGAGCGTTATGATCGCAAAGTGCAGCAATTGAGTAAAGAGGAAGCAATGGACCTTGGTCTCCGAGGGCCGGATGGGGAAGAGGGAATCAAGAGGAACCCGCGAAGAAGAGTTATCGGTGATGAAAGGGAAGAATATTAC AGGCTAATGGCCAAGGATTTGGATAACTGGGAACAAAAGCGAGTCCAGAGATTCAAAGGCGAGCCAGACGGAAGACTGTGA